The proteins below come from a single Xiphophorus hellerii strain 12219 chromosome 14, Xiphophorus_hellerii-4.1, whole genome shotgun sequence genomic window:
- the LOC116732886 gene encoding protein mono-ADP-ribosyltransferase PARP14-like isoform X1, whose product MAEYPYPLYFEARHLTDREKDKVRRHFQKRRDSGGGDCGGIEKVGDNIYKVCFKEQQDQERVLNRKSHMISLPWGDLHLTVTRSSSPQTQDQPSTSQSQTTTKVSTKGLEKIFKTDIFLLFYMRDNPKAYKILQKQLSAIGCTIQLDFEEEEAVVRGNIEKGPGGAFDGGAENWELQVDQTFINLIEAYTCHHVLEPKQIKKVLQDPFFASDDVKVYPESGYAVVVGESDVVKEKIAVLEKSVPIRIEEPVVEKKFKLIEEEFNREMRANCSEVKISRAANIIILEGPEDKVQSGAAKLNELIKTIKEKRVNLSNDLLDFMATSSVISKYQTRFQQSLRSPVSLEVGSELVLSSLSADALREAETAVLRDLNESSVTLQGAAAVAPDLDRLKEILNKAKNEENRGELRVNVSFLPGSSGILSTKVKLVGYTEHVNKLKELLYDYQANQVSTQEVISLQCPELVDCFDKILEIIGMKQTDVTVKASPFPNPCVLLSGPRLRVQETKQALGSTMASMTMDKLVLDGPGALQYFQGAGKDSKELVERSCQVIIREQQVVSSPVVATKQQSLSSITPRPSTPRTRFSTVGDSSVKINLEIKIGSLEKEQVNVLVVPTHSRQLSSTNIGKSLLRKGGDVVESKFDLLAANSSLNPGDVLEVGASASLGCSKIFCMECLAWDGVGGRGVQALSRGLRRCLDLCAEKGFSSVAIPVIGPGLLLKYPLSEAVQVLKESIRQFALSDRCGNLTTIHIVIKPGYPDSEESYHEVYKHLSSIMNQRGRALFGSLTSDLDDINITVGGGIKLQLVFGDITNETTDGVVNTTNFVNFYNEGVCKDILTVAGPEVEAQLKTANVSRGKAFVTPPGQFPCKAILHVCGEKDASLIETLVPSIVNYCESQGFSSVAIPAICAGAGGLAPAVVAGAILRGIKTATSSGPFYSLTSIRLVLIKINVFLAFQEEATQMFPTSGRKAPPFQVPQVQQQAPLSLIADLSIYDTIPASEKSTFLFLGLTRNDVNEAMEKLKNLYKHQCTEHTFPKEQLDSLYADDMLDLQQMVRMEGLYMKTDPSGNLIVNGMKDGVNRAIVKFNSSLHGNLRREVRGKEEDDLFARVMWCILGKNGNWDRVPKTANYNLEKKDVGGGITDAYGVLWQVDLKNLTVSAKGRKTNLKRLENLEDFIFPLEWDSMAPGEVMKRVVLESSSPEYKKVKEGFKRTATQTVMKIERVQNIHLRRAYEAQKKKIFEKNKQDGGANEKFLYHGTTEDNCDSIMKTGFNRRFCGQNATSYGEGTYFAVKASYSSHPTYSRPATDGSQLMFVARVLTGVYTLGQRDMKVPPPLDDQEPHIRYDSVVDKMDRPSMFIVFHDDQAYLDYLITFKQ is encoded by the exons ACGACTACTAAAGTCAGCACAAAAGGACTTGAGAAGATTTTCAAGACAGACATCTTTCTCTTGTTCTACATGAGAGACAACCCTAAAGCTTACAAAATACTGCAGAAGCAGTTGTCTGCAATCGGCTGCACAATACAGCTAGACTTTGAGGAAGAAGAGGCAGTGGTGAGGGGGAACATAGAGAAAGGGCCCGGAGGAGCTTTTGATGGCGGAGCAGAAAACTGGGAGCTACAAGTGGATCAGACCTTCATCAATCTAATCGAGGCCTACACCTGCCATCATGTCCTTGAGCCCAAACAAATCAAGAAGGTTCTACAGGATCCCTTCTTTGCGTCTGATGATGTGAAAGTGTACCCAGAGAGTGGCTATGCTGTGGTTGTGGGGGAATCAGATGTAGTGAAGGAGAAGATTGCGGTTCTGGAGAAAAGCGTACCAATTCGCATAGAGGAGCCGGTTGTGGAGAAGAAGTTCAAACTGATTGAAGAGGAATTCAACCGAGAGATGAGAGCAAATTGTTCAGAGGTTAAAATCAGCAGAGCCGCTAACATCATAATCTTAGAAGGTCCTGAAGATAAGGTGCAGTCTGGTGCAGCCAAACTTAATGAACTGATTAAGACGATAAAAGAGAAGAGGGTCAATCTTTCCAATGATTTATTAGACTTCATGGCGACTAGCAGCGTCATCTCCAAGTACCAAACACGGTTTCAGCAAAGTCTCAGGAGTCCAGTGTCCCTGGAGGTGGGATCAGAACTGGTTCTGTCCAGTTTGTCTGCGGATGCTCTGAGGGAAGCTGAGACGGCGGTGCTGAGAGATCTCAATGAGTCCAGTGTGACTCTTCAGGGTGCTGCAGCTGTGGCTCCAGATCTAGACAGACTCAAGGAAATCCTCAACAAAGCCAAGAATGAGGAAAACCGTGGCGAGCTCAGAGTGAATGTTAGCTTCCTTCCTGGATCCAGTGGTATTCTGTCAACCAAAGTAAAGCTGGTGGGCTACACTGAACACGTGAACAAGCTTAAAGAGCTTCTTTATGATTACCAGGCAAATCAGGTTTCAACTCAAGAAGTTATCAGCTTGCAGTGTCCTGAACTTGTCGACTGCTTTGATAAAATCTTAGAAATAATTGGCATGAAGCAGACCGATGTGACAGTGAAAGCCTCCCCTTTTCCAAATCCTTGTGTTCTTTTGTCTGGTCCTCGTTTGCGGGTTCAGGAGACCAAACAAGCCCTTGGGTCAACTATGGCCAGCATGACAATGGACAAACTGGTTCTGGATGGTCCTGGGGCGCTGCAGTACTTCCAAGGAGCTGGTAAAGACAGCAAGGAGCTGGTTGAAAGATCCTGTCAGGTGATTATTAGGGAACAACAAGTTGTTAGCTCACCAGTTGTGGCAACCAAACAGCAAAGCCTCAGCAGCATCACACCCAGACCATCAACTCCCAGGACTCGCTTCAGCACTGTTGGAGACAGTTCAGTCAAAATCAACCTAGAAATCAAGATTGGCAGCTTAGAGAAAGAGCAG GTGAACGTTTTGGTCGTCCCCACACACAGCAGGCAGCTGTCTTCAACAAACATTGGCAAGTCATTGCTTAGGAAAGGCGGAGATGTAGTCGAATCAAAGTTTGACTTATTGGCCGCAAATTCTTCCCTCAATCCTGGTGATGTTCTGGAGGTCGGTGCCAGCGCCTCTCTGGGTTGCTCCAAGATATTCTGCATGGAGTGCCTGGCTTGGGATGGAgttggaggaagaggagtgcAG GCTCTTTCTAGGGGGCTAAGAAGATGTTTGGACCTCTGTGCAGAGAAGGGCTTCAGTTCAGTGGCCATTCCTGTTATCGGGCCTGGACTACTCCTAAAATACCCCCTGAGTGAAGCCGTTCAAGTTCTGAAGGAAAGCATTCGCCAATTTGCATTGTCTGACCGATGCGGAAATCTCACCACCATCCACATCGTCATTAAACCAGGCTATCCAGACTCCGAGGAG AGCTACCATGAAGTATACAAACATCTCAGCTCAATCATGAACCAGAGAGGCAGAG CACTCTTCGGATCCCTCACCAGTGACCTCGATGACATCAACATCACTGTAGGAGGCGGGATCAAACTGCAGTTGGTGTTCGGCGACATCACTAACGAGACTACAGACGGTGTGGTGAACACCACCAACTTTGTGAACTTCTACAATG AGGGAGTCTGCAAAGACATTTTAACCGTAGCTGGACCAGAGGTGGAAGCTCAGCTGAAAACAG CGAATGTGAGTCGAGGAAAGGCTTTTGTGACACCGCCTGGACAGTTCCCCTGTAAAGCCATCTTACATGTATGTGGAGAGAAAGACGCAAGCCTTATTGAAACACTTGTGCCCAGCATCGTTAACTACTGTGAAAGCCAGGGATTCAGCTCTGTAGCGATTCCTGCCATCTGTGCAG GAGCCGGTGGGTTGGCCCCTGCAGTCGTTGCAGGTGCAATCCTGAGAGGAATCAAAACTGCCACATCATCCGGTCCTTTTTACAGCCTCACCTCCATCCGCCTTGTCCTGATTAAAATCAACGTCTTCTTAGCTTTTCAAGAAGAAGCAACACAGATGTTCCCCACTTCTGGAAGGAAAG CACCACCATTTCAGGTGCCTCAGGTACAACAACAGGCACCTTTATCTCTGATTGCCGACCTCAGCATATATGATACCATTCCTGCAAGTGAGAAATCTACATTCCTGTTCCTGGGTCTTACCAGAAACGATGTTAATGAGGCCATGGAAAAACTGAAGAATCTTTATAAGCATCAGTGTACTGAACACACCTTCCCAAAAGAGCAGCTAGACAGTCTCTACGCAGACGACATGTTAGATCTGCAGCAGATGGTGAGGATGGAGGGTCTGTACATGAAGACGGACCCCTCTGGAAACTTGATAGTGAACGGTATGAAAGACGGGGTCAACAGGGCAATTGTGAAGTTCAATTCAAGCCTGCACGGCAACCTGAGGAGAGAGGTGAGAGGGAAGGAGGAGGACGATTTGTTCGCACGTGTGATGTGGTGCATCCTGGGAAAAAATGGAAACTGGGACAGAGTCCCCAAAACAGCCAATTACAACCTGGAAAAGAAGGATGTTGGTGGAGGAATTACGGATGCATACGGAGTCTTGTGGCAAGTGGATCTGAAAAACTTAACGGTTTCAGCTAAAGGACGCAAAACAAATCTCAAACGACTTGAGAATCTGGAAG actttatttttcctttggaaTGGGACAGCATGGCGCCCGGTGAGGTGATGAAGAGGGTAGTGCTGGAGTCTTCTTCACCAGAATACAAGAAAGTGAAGGAGGGATTCAAACGAACTGCTACCCAAACTGTAATGAAG ATTGAGCGCGTGCAGAACATTCATCTACGTCGTGCTTACGAggcacagaagaaaaaaatatttgaaaagaacaaacaagatGGAGGAGCAAATGAAAAGTTTCTATACCATGGGACAACGGAGGACAACTGTGACTCCATCATGAAAACTGGCTTCAACAGGCGCTTCTGTGGGCAAAACG CAACAAGTTACGGTGAGGGGACCTACTTTGCTGTAAAAGCCAGCTACTCAAGCCACCCCACCTACTCCAGACCTGCTACTGATGGTTCTCAGCTGATGTTTGTGGCCAGAGTCTTGACGGGCGTCTACACTCTGGGCCAAAGAGACATGAAGGTTCCTCCACCTCTCGACGACCAGGAGCCTCACATACGATACGACAGCGTGGTGGATAAAATGGACAGACCCAGCATGTTTATCGTGTTCCACGATGACCAAGCTTATCTGGATTACCTCATCACCTTCAAGCAATGA